A window of the bacterium genome harbors these coding sequences:
- a CDS encoding multicopper oxidase domain-containing protein, protein FPGIDVMPVRLGDRVRIRIANLTMTNHPIHLHGHHFAVSCTDGGWVPETAQWPETTIDVPVGAIRAIEFVADVPGDWAFHCHKSHHTMNAMGHNVANFIGVAQRDLANALSAAAPTAMAMGTTGMADMASMSMPLPPNTLPMMTGTGPFGPIEMGGMFTVVKVREDLAPGDYRDPGWYQHPQGTVAYEVPEPTAGAPARQDETPFRPEGRVPQMQQHKHEHH, encoded by the coding sequence CTTTCCCGGAATCGACGTGATGCCGGTCAGGCTCGGCGACCGGGTGCGGATCAGGATCGCCAATCTCACCATGACCAACCATCCGATCCATCTGCACGGGCATCATTTCGCCGTGAGTTGCACCGACGGCGGCTGGGTGCCCGAGACCGCGCAATGGCCCGAGACGACGATCGACGTGCCGGTCGGAGCGATCAGGGCGATCGAATTCGTGGCGGACGTGCCTGGCGACTGGGCCTTCCATTGTCACAAGTCGCACCACACCATGAATGCCATGGGACACAACGTGGCGAATTTCATCGGAGTGGCGCAGCGCGACCTTGCCAATGCGCTCAGCGCCGCCGCCCCGACCGCGATGGCGATGGGGACCACCGGCATGGCGGACATGGCGTCGATGTCGATGCCGCTTCCACCGAATACTTTGCCGATGATGACGGGAACCGGCCCGTTCGGACCGATCGAAATGGGTGGCATGTTCACCGTTGTCAAAGTGCGCGAAGATCTTGCACCGGGCGACTATCGCGATCCGGGTTGGTATCAGCATCCGCAAGGGACGGTCGCCTACGAAGTCCCCGAGCCGACGGCCGGAGCGCCGGCGCGGCAGGACGAAACGCCTTTCCGGCCGGAGGGCCGCGTCCCGCAAATGCAGCAGCATAAGCACGAGCATCATTAG
- a CDS encoding cytochrome c, with protein MSKDDTNAATSSPRARGRWAAIIAGVLVAVSAAAAIAIYLGLYNVAADVPHTQPVYWLLETARERSIEARAKGITVPGDLADPNRIASGAGQYAEMCADCHLAPGMKRTEIARGLYPRAPELRRGTDLTPAEQFWVVKHGLKMTGMPA; from the coding sequence GTGAGCAAGGATGACACCAACGCGGCGACTTCTTCCCCACGGGCCAGGGGGCGATGGGCCGCGATCATTGCCGGTGTGCTCGTGGCGGTCTCCGCGGCAGCCGCAATCGCAATCTACCTTGGCCTTTACAATGTGGCCGCGGACGTCCCCCACACGCAACCGGTCTATTGGCTGCTCGAGACCGCGCGGGAAAGATCGATTGAAGCGCGCGCGAAAGGCATAACGGTTCCCGGCGATCTAGCGGATCCCAACCGGATCGCATCCGGGGCCGGCCAATATGCCGAGATGTGCGCCGACTGCCACCTTGCACCGGGCATGAAGCGAACCGAAATTGCGCGCGGACTGTATCCGCGGGCGCCCGAGCTTCGGCGCGGCACCGATCTGACACCGGCGGAACAATTCTGGGTCGTCAAGCATGGACTCAAAATGACGGGAATGCCGGCT